One region of Kazachstania africana CBS 2517 chromosome 3, complete genome genomic DNA includes:
- the ATP20 gene encoding F1F0 ATP synthase subunit g (similar to Saccharomyces cerevisiae ATP20 (YPR020W); ancestral locus Anc_8.123), which produces MSGKLQKLGASLISKTNLLLQKTVEASSLITNKTLYYGKVTGELSKQIYHKEGLQPPSLEEFKGFYSKLYENSFQYLRQPNTYINSLQKISKNDAWKYGAYAVQLIGFYSVGEMIGRRKLVGYRNYSV; this is translated from the coding sequence ATGTCTGGCAAATTACAGAAATTAGGAGCGTCATTAATATCGAAAACAAATTTGTTGCTGCAGAAGACTGTTGAAGCATCTTCACTTATAACAAATAAGACTTTGTATTATGGGAAAGTAACCGGTGAACTATCTAAGCAAATTTATCACAAGGAAGGATTGCAACCCCCATCACTCGAGGAGTTTAAAGGTTTCTATAGTAAATTATACGAAAATAGCTTCCAATATTTGAGGCAGCCCAATACATACATCAATTCGTTGCAAAAGATAAGCAAAAACGACGCCTGGAAGTATGGTGCATATGCTGTACAGCTAATTGGGTTTTATTCTGTGGGTGAAATGATTGGGAGAAGAAAATTGGTTGGGTACAGGAACTATTCAGTTTGA
- the MCM4 gene encoding MCM DNA helicase complex subunit MCM4 (similar to Saccharomyces cerevisiae CDC54 (YPR019W); ancestral locus Anc_8.122), translating into MSDQGSSPVTGNFDSSSSPAPVPGSLPPQSSPSRLFYNSSSSQAEDTYERDSGNRVGPEARNGIVSSPFSYPSSSHPQSSDTPQHQRRRDMSSTAITPGGNRFSDIRSERLGPSSSPSFSTNSSTRARMRRNDVQGSDFSSPRRFYSGLQQPTTSSDPPSDDTTGPVRIIWGTNVSIQECANNFRDFLMSFKTKYRKVLDEREEFINSTTDEELYYVNHLNEMRELGTCNLNLDARNLLAYKQTEELYYQLLNYPQEVISIMDQTIKDCMVSLVVDNHLDFNLDEIETKFYKVRPYNVETARGMRELNPNDIDKLISLKGLVLRTTPVIPDMKVAFFKCNVCDHTMAVEIDRGIIQEPSRCERVDCNEANSMSLVHNRCSFADKQVIKLQETPDLVPDGQTPHSVSLCVYDELVDSCRAGDRIEVTGTFRSIPIRANSRQRVLKSLYKTYVDVVHIKKVSDKRLDVDTSTVEQELLQNELNHNEVEQVKRITDEDISKIHSVAKREDLYNLLSRSIAPSIFELDDVKKGILLQLFGGTNKTFKKGGRYRGDINILLCGDPSTSKSQILQYVHKIAPRGVYTSGKGSSAVGLTAYITRDVDTNQLVLESGALVLSDGGICCIDEFDKMSDSTRSVLHEVMEQQTISIAKAGIITTLNARSSILASANPIGSRYNPNLPVTENIDLPPPLLSRFDLVYLVLDKVDENTDRELARHLTSLYIQDKPEHVSQDDILPVEFLTMYISYAKEHIHPTINEEAKKELVRSYVGMRKMGDDSRSDEKRITATTRQLESMIRLSEAHAKMRLSDVVELQDVQEAVRLIKTAIKDYATDPKTGKIDMNLVQTGKSVIQRKLQEDLARELIRVLTEHSSDSMSFNELIKQINEQAQDRVDSSDISEVLSRLQQEDKVLVLGEGIRRSVRLNNRI; encoded by the coding sequence ATGTCTGACCAAGGAAGTTCTCCTGTTactggaaattttgattccaGCTCCTCTCCAGCTCCTGTACCCGGATCTTTACCGCCACAATCATCACCATCTAGGCTATTCtataattcatcatcttcgCAAGCTGAGGATACATATGAACGTGACAGTGGTAATAGGGTGGGCCCGGAGGCACGAAATGGAATTGTATCTTCTCCATTCAGTTACCCCTCTTCTTCACACCCACAAAGCTCGGATACTCCTCAACATCAAAGGAGAAGGGACATGAGTTCCACTGCCATTACACCAGGCGGTAATAGATTTTCTGATATTAGAAGTGAGAGGCTTGGTCCAAGTTCGTCACCTTCTTTTAGTACTAATTCATCTACTAGAGCAAGAATGAGAAGAAATGATGTCCAGGGATCCGACTTTTCGTCACCTAGAAGATTTTACTCCGGTCTTCAACAGCCAACAACAAGTTCAGATCCACCATCTGATGATACAACTGGGCCGGTGAGAATTATTTGGGGTACAAATGTGAGTATTCAAGAATGTGCCAACAATTTCCGTGATTTTTTGATGTCTTTCAAAACTAAATATCGTAAAGTTCTAGATGAAAGGGAGGAATTTATTAACTCGACAACAGACGAAGAGTTATACTACGTTAACCATCTTAATGAAATGAGGGAATTAGGTACCTGTAATTTAAACCTGGATGCCCGTAATTTGTTGGCCTATAAGCAGACTGAGGAGttatattatcaattattaaattatcCTCAAGAAGTTATTTCCATTATGGATCAAACGATTAAGGACTGTATGGTTTCTTTGGTTGTTGACAATCATCTAGATTTCAATTTAGACGAAATTGAAACGAAATTCTACAAGGTAAGACCATACAACGTCGAAACCGCTAGAGGTATGCGTGAATTGAATccaaatgatattgataagTTAATTAGTCTAAAAGGTTTAGTTTTAAGGACTACTCCCGTTATTCCAGATATGAAGGTTGCATTTTTCAAGTGTAATGTCTGTGATCATACGATGGCAGTCGAAATTGACAGGGGTATCATTCAAGAACCTTCTAGATGTGAACGTGTCGATTGTAATGAAGCAAATTCCATGTCATTGGTCCATAATAGATGTTCTTTTGCTGATAAACAGGTTATAAAGTTACAAGAAACGCCTGATCTAGTTCCGGATGGTCAAACTCCACATTCTGTTTCTCTTTGCGTCTATGATGAACTGGTTGATTCTTGCCGTGCTGGTGATAGAATCGAAGTTACTGGTACCTTCAGATCAATACCAATTAGAGCAAACTCCAGACAGCGTGTTTTGAAATCGTTGTATAAGACATACGTAGATGTTGTCCATATTAAAAAAGTGTCAGATAAAAGATTGGATGTCGATACTTCAACCGTTGAACAAGAacttttacaaaatgaacTTAATCATAATGAAGTTGAACAAGTAAAACGTATTACAGACGAAGACATATCCAAAATTCATTCAGTTGCTAAAAGGGAGGATCTgtataatttattatctcGTTCGATTGCGCCAAGTATTTTTGAGTTAGACGATGTGAAAAAGGGTATCCTCTTGCAACTTTTTGGCGGAACTAATAAAACATTCAAGAAAGGTGGCCGTTATAGAGgtgatataaatattttactCTGTGGGGATCCTTCAACATCCAAATCACAAATTCTACAATACGTTCATAAAATTGCCCCACGTGGTGTCTATACTTCAGGTAAAGGTTCCTCCGCCGTTGGTTTAACTGCTTATATTACAAGGGATGTTGATACAAATCAACTTGTTCTAGAAAGTGGTGCTCTGGTTTTGTCGGATGGTGGTATATGTTgtattgatgaatttgacaAAATGAGTGATTCGACTAGATCTGTCTTACACGAAGTTATGGAACAGCAAACAATATCCATTGCAAAGGCAGGTATTATCACAACATTAAATGCTAGAAGTTCTATTTTAGCTAGTGCGAATCCAATTGGCTCACGTTATAATCCAAATTTGCCAGTaacagaaaatattgatctACCACCACCATTATTATCAAGATTTGATTTAGTTTATTTGGTCTTGGATAAAGTGGATGAAAATACAGATAGAGAATTAGCAAGGCATTTGACAagtttatatattcaagaTAAGCCTGAGCATGTATCGCAAGACGATATTTTGCCAGTAGAATTCCTAACGATGTATATTAGCTATGCGAAGGAGCATATACATCCAACCATTAACGAGGAAGctaaaaaagaattggttAGGTCATATGTCGGTATGAGAAAGATGGGTGATGATTCAAGGTCtgatgaaaagagaatTACTGCTACGACGAGACAATTAGAAAGTATGATTCGTCTTTCTGAAGCACATGCAAAGATGAGATTATCGGATGTTGTTGAGCTACAAGATGTTCAAGAGGCTGTAAGATTGATTAAGACAGCTATTAAGGATTACGCAACAGATCCAAAGACAGGTAAAATTGATATGAATCTTGTCCAAACTGGTAAGTCTGTGATACAAAGAAAGCTTCAGGAAGATCTTGCAAGAGAACTTATTAGAGTTCTTACAGAGCATAGTAGTGATTCGATGAGTTTCAATGAGCTAATCAAGCAAATAAACGAACAAGCTCAGGATAGAGTGGATTCTTCAGACATTTCTGAAGTTTTATCGAGATTACAACAGGAAGATAAAGTCCTAGTTTTGGGTGAAGGTATAAGAAGATCAGTTCGTCTAAATAACCGTATATAG
- the RLF2 gene encoding Rlf2p (similar to Saccharomyces cerevisiae RLF2 (YPR018W); ancestral locus Anc_8.121) — MSSTATPERQGILSFFQNVGNNKPSTTKKKPNDDNKESKTLDNTEDINEHSDSLIVLEEDADTLVGRSDMVLEEEVAEQGDVETKDVTIIPSDEPDVNALKEKDDQESFPSMANKELVKDENAQDSVLIEPTVADDNEVKEEKDPMAKTPEVTVSKKEQLAIKREEARKEKEKRKKAIRLEKELKKKERDERVRKEKEAKLKQREEEKRRREEERLKAKQQREEEKLRAKKVKENEKIRKEKEKKMKEEAKERAQSRIGNFFRKVGDSSRQSKETSDFERDFLPFYARDGVKLSNLFRLSKFDLSDKKAEVDSFLKQSTEDDNLLEWLSTRYQQRGYPVKYTAVSLLQQMTSKDKTDDELQSILSKIPHKYIKFYENVRPPFIGTYSKICVLPTENPFETEGTGFDYDYDSDLEWVNEEDEEGAGIDNLESGEEDDEEDDEDDPSEGEFDGFLDTDENGNPANGKKKFIGPLIPTVLLRGSAMDEDDKRYFHMVSVDVLLEKQELPIDCSRTLISSQKDMNTGKRSVDKVAGFSTEVTHSEKSASSSPEKKQKALIVDPKDLLKLFDEVQDSTFSLGTVTEIAQKSLPYYNKQTIKNTVKEYATRSSGKGDTARKWEIKNMKYWEELRNITQ; from the coding sequence ATGAGCAGTACTGCTACACCTGAAAGACAAGGAATCctgtcattttttcaaaatgttgGTAATAATAAGCCTAGTacaacaaaaaagaaaccaaatgatgataataagGAAAGCAAAACTTTGGATAACACAGAAGATATAAATGAACATTCGGATAGTTTAATCGTTCTAGAGGAGGATGCAGACACTTTGGTTGGAAGGTCTGATATGGTTCTTGAAGAGGAAGTCGCTGAACAAGGTGACGTTGAAACCAAAGATGTAACAATAATTCCTTCGGATGAACCGGATGTCAATgcattgaaagagaaagatgaTCAGGAATCATTTCCTTCAATGGCAAATAAAGAGTTGGTTAAAGACGAAAATGCACAAGATTCCGTATTAATTGAGCCTACAGTAgctgatgataatgaagtaAAAGAAGAGAAGGATCCTATGGCGAAAACGCCAGAGGTAACAGTATCAAAAAAGGAGCAGCTTGCCATTAAAAGAGAGGAAGCAAGGAAGGAAAAAGAGAAACGCAAGAAAGCCATCAGGCTAGAGAaggaattgaagaaaaaggaaCGTGATGAAAGAGtaaggaaagaaaaagaagccAAGCTTAAACAGCGAGAGGAAGAGAAGCGCAGAAGAGAGGAGGAAAGGCTCAAAGCTAAGCaacaaagagaagaagagaaattaaGAGCCAAAAAggtcaaagaaaatgagaaaataaggaaagaaaaagaaaagaaaatgaaggaagaagcaaaagaaCGAGCACAATCACGTATTGGGAACTTTTTTAGGAAAGTGGGTGATTCATCAAGGCAATCAAAGGAGACTTCTGATTTTGAGAGAGATTTTTTACCTTTCTATGCTAGAGATGGTgtcaaattatcaaatctattTAGACTTTCAAAGTTTGATCTATCTGACAAAAAAGCTGAAGTTGATAGTTTCCTGAAACAGTCAACGGAAGATGATAATTTGCTAGAATGGTTAAGTACGAGGTATCAACAAAGAGGATATCCCGTTAAATACACTGCTGTATCTCTATTGCAACAAATGACATCAAAGGATAAGACGGACGATGAATTACAATCCATTCTTTCCAAAATTCCACACAAgtatatcaaattttatgaaaatgTAAGGCCTCCATTTATTGGGACATACTCCAAAATTTGTGTTTTACCTACAGAAAATCCTTTTGAAACGGAAGGTACTGGCTTCGATTATGATTATGATTCAGACTTGGAATGGGTTAATGAGGAAGACGAAGAAGGTGCGggaattgataatttagaGAGTGGTGAggaagatgacgaagaagatgatgaagatgaccCAAGCGAAGGAGAATTTGATGGATTCCTTGACACAGATGAAAACGGAAATCCAGCCAATGGTAAGAAAAAGTTTATAGGGCCACTAATACCTACCGTTCTCCTACGAGGTTCCGCCATGgatgaagatgacaaaCGGTATTTTCATATGGTATCAGTAGATGTTCTTCTGGAAAAACAAGAGTTGCCAATTGACTGTAGTCGAACATTAATTTCTTCCCAAAAGGATATGAATACCGGGAAGAGAAGTGTAGACAAGGTAGCTGGATTTTCAACGGAGGTCACACATTCCGAAAAAAGTGCTAGCAGCTCACCGgagaagaagcaaaaagCTTTGATTGTTGATCCTAAGGATTTATTAAAACTATTCGATGAAGTACAAGACAGTACTTTCTCTTTAGGTACAGTGACGGAGATTGCCCAAAAGAGTCTACCATACTACAACAAGCAAACCATCAAGAATACAGTCAAAGAGTATGCAACCAGAAGTAGTGGGAAAGGTGATACGGCAAGAAAATGggaaatcaaaaatatgaagTACTGGGAAGAACTTCGAAATATAACACAGTAA
- the SPO74 gene encoding Spo74p (similar to Saccharomyces cerevisiae SPO74 (YGL170C); ancestral locus Anc_8.120): protein MKKEEDMSRLQKNAAGLQSKLGNLKLNNPAIEPKKKVFTHPVRFTENHDGNASKSVTTTMSTSSSSSCPSASNSTFNKTGSIEKDISSSSKDTNYNENNRIFHLRLALEQKEKELKELKSGLNQTILKQNDEKIPNLRHPIVSRERDTRKINTRESLTSDSPIRSSTIYGVSKPDTADIISHVSASPYNGSRSGSLKTETSVATTNMSQMKKDRKLLKDIIIPYIHCSIKCFESSVIFHNEANHLSLRFKEIMELQFDEDYKTQLLIEILDNLSFLQRQQTAFLNEELREKKISKQLDSIFESVLNKNWREINDKNQLSKIKEEVFKLLCKSNDLESINQDKKKNILDDQPFSTASVPTINSKVYANVNTPRDINDDQSNTNAYVEDKLTEMSTNSRKSQYRKSMEFVPIGYDNKSLYMKTPQRLGMTRTEEISPLGPNDKTDENSPLQILWQER, encoded by the coding sequence atgaaaaaagaagaggatATGTCAAGACTACAAAAGAATGCAGCTGGTTTACAATCAAAATTAggtaatttgaaattgaacaatCCAGCAATTGAACctaaaaagaaagtttttACTCATCCTGTAAGATTCACCGAAAATCACGATGGAAACGCCAGTAAGAGTGTAACAACAACCATGAgtacttcttcttcctcttcttgcCCTTCTGCATCTAATTCTACTTTCAATAAGACTggttcaattgaaaaggataTCAGCTCCTCAAGTAAAGATACAaattataatgaaaataatagaatTTTCCATTTACGATTAGCTTTAGAGCAAAAGGAGAAAGAGCTTAAAGAACTTAAATCTGGTTTAAATCAAActattttgaaacaaaatgatgaaaagataCCCAATCTTAGACATCCAATTGTATCTAGGGAAAGAGacacaagaaaaattaatacGAGGGAATCCTTAACAAGCGATAGCCCCATACGTTCGTCAACTATATATGGCGTCAGTAAACCTGATACTGCTGATATTATTTCTCATGTATCTGCCTCTCCATACAATGGTTCAAGATCAGGTTCATTGAAAACTGAAACATCCGTAGCCACAACTAATATGTCTcagatgaaaaaagatagaaAGTTACTAAAAGATATCATAATTCCATATATACATTGTTCAATAAAATGTTTCGAATCAAGCGTAATATTTCATAATGAGGCAAATCATTTGAGTTTAAGatttaaagaaataatgGAACTAcaatttgatgaagattatAAGACACAATTGttaattgaaattcttgatAACTTAAGTTTTCTGCAGAGACAACAGACAGCCTTTctaaatgaagaattaagagaaaaaaaaatttcaaagcaaTTAGATTCCATATTTGAATCAGTTCTCAATAAGAATTGGAGAGaaataaatgataaaaacCAATTGTCAAAAATAAAGGAGGAAGTATTCAAGTTACTCTGTAAAAGTAATGATCTTGAAAGTATAAATCAggataagaagaaaaacattTTAGATGACCAACCTTTTAGTACAGCTAGTGTTCCAACTATTAATTCCAAAGTATATGCAAATGTTAATACACCAAGAGACATCAATGATGATCAGAGCAACACAAATGCTTATGTAGAGGATAAACTAACGGAAATGTCTACGAACAGTAGAAAAAGCCAATACAGAAAATCTATGGAGTTCGTTCCTATCGGTTATGATAATAAATCTCTTTACATGAAAACACCACAAAGACTTGGTATGACACGAACGGAGGAAATATCTCCTCTGGGACCAAACGATAAGACTGATGAAAACTCTCCTTTACAAATCTTATGGCAAGAGCGTTAA